In Pseudomonas sp. MTM4, one genomic interval encodes:
- a CDS encoding PaaI family thioesterase, whose product MSDSLILERTQRFLSFLRHCQVLGMSVEHADAKGLTLRLPYSEKIVSDPESGRVHGGAITTLMDTTCGISTACALPELEICPTLDLRIDYMHPAEPNHDVFGFAECYRVTPTVIFTRGVAYQRNINEPIAHVVGAFMRMGTNAPVPVPEVPR is encoded by the coding sequence ATGAGCGATAGCCTGATACTGGAGCGCACCCAGCGCTTCCTTTCATTTTTACGTCACTGCCAAGTCCTCGGCATGAGCGTCGAACACGCCGATGCCAAAGGGCTCACACTGCGCCTACCGTACAGCGAAAAGATCGTCAGCGATCCTGAAAGCGGGCGTGTTCACGGCGGGGCGATCACTACGCTCATGGACACGACCTGCGGTATCTCCACGGCGTGTGCGCTACCCGAACTGGAAATCTGTCCGACGCTCGACCTGCGCATCGATTACATGCACCCGGCGGAACCGAATCATGATGTGTTCGGCTTCGCGGAATGCTATCGGGTCACACCGACGGTAATCTTCACGCGCGGGGTGGCCTACCAGCGCAATATCAATGAGCCGATCGCACACGTCGTCGGGGCATTTATGCGCATGGGTACGAACGCCCCGGTTCCGGTGCCGGAGGTGCCTCGATGA
- the htpG gene encoding molecular chaperone HtpG: protein MSVETQNKETLGFQTEVKQLLHLMIHSLYSNKEIFLRELISNASDAADKLRFEALAKPELLEGGADLKIRVTFDKDAKTVTLEDNGIGMNRDDVITHLGTIAKSGTADFMKHLTGDQKKDSHLIGQFGVGFYSAFIVADQVEVFSRRAGTPAEEGVYWSSKGEGDFEVATIEKAERGTRIVLHLKSGEEEFADGWRLRNIIKKYSDHIALPIELPKELHGEEEDKPAEPEWETVNRASALWTRPRTEVKDEEYQEFYKHVGHDFENPLAWSHNKVEGKLEYTSLLYVPGRAPFDLYQREALKGLKLYVQRVFIMDQADEFLPLYLRFIKGVVDSNDLSLNVSREILQKDPVIDSMKSALTKRVLDMLDKLAKDKPEDYKNFWKQFGQVLKEGPAEDFANKEKIAGLLRFASTQDASGEQSVSLADYLGRVKEGQDKVYFLTGESYAQVKSSPHLEVFRKKGIEVLLLTDRIDEWLMSYLTEFDGKQFVDVARGDLDLGKLDSEEDKKAQEEVAKAKEGLVERLKGALGDAVAEVRVSHRLTDSPAILAIGEQDLGLQMRQILEASGQKVPESKPIFEINPQHPLIEKLDAEPDEDRFADLSHILFDQAALAAGDSLKDPASYVQRLNKLLVELSA, encoded by the coding sequence ATGAGTGTGGAAACTCAAAACAAAGAAACCCTGGGCTTCCAGACCGAGGTGAAGCAACTGCTTCACCTGATGATCCATTCGCTGTACTCGAACAAGGAAATCTTCCTCCGCGAGCTGATTTCCAACGCGTCCGATGCCGCCGACAAATTGCGTTTCGAAGCGCTGGCCAAGCCGGAGCTGCTCGAAGGTGGTGCCGACCTGAAGATCCGCGTCACGTTCGACAAGGATGCCAAGACCGTTACCCTCGAGGATAACGGCATAGGCATGAATCGCGACGACGTCATCACCCATCTGGGCACCATTGCCAAGTCGGGTACCGCAGATTTCATGAAGCACCTCACGGGCGATCAGAAAAAGGATTCGCACCTGATCGGTCAGTTCGGGGTGGGTTTCTATTCTGCATTCATCGTTGCCGATCAGGTCGAGGTGTTCAGCCGCCGCGCTGGCACGCCTGCCGAGGAAGGCGTGTACTGGTCGTCGAAGGGCGAGGGTGATTTCGAGGTCGCCACCATCGAAAAAGCCGAGCGCGGAACCCGTATCGTTCTGCACCTCAAGTCGGGCGAAGAAGAGTTCGCCGATGGCTGGCGTCTGCGCAACATCATCAAGAAATACTCCGACCACATTGCGCTGCCCATCGAACTGCCCAAAGAACTCCATGGCGAGGAGGAGGACAAGCCGGCCGAGCCCGAGTGGGAAACCGTCAACCGCGCCAGCGCGCTCTGGACTCGTCCACGCACCGAGGTGAAGGACGAGGAATACCAGGAGTTCTACAAGCACGTCGGCCACGATTTCGAGAATCCGCTGGCCTGGAGCCACAACAAGGTCGAGGGGAAACTGGAATACACCTCGTTGCTCTACGTACCGGGCCGCGCGCCGTTCGATCTGTATCAGCGCGAGGCACTCAAGGGGCTCAAGCTTTACGTACAGCGCGTGTTCATCATGGATCAGGCCGATGAGTTCCTGCCGCTGTACCTGCGTTTCATTAAAGGTGTGGTCGACTCCAACGATCTATCGCTGAACGTTTCGCGGGAAATCCTGCAGAAGGACCCGGTCATCGACTCGATGAAATCGGCGCTGACCAAGCGCGTCCTGGACATGCTCGATAAGTTGGCCAAGGACAAGCCGGAGGACTACAAGAACTTCTGGAAACAGTTCGGCCAAGTGCTCAAAGAAGGTCCAGCGGAAGACTTCGCCAACAAGGAGAAGATTGCAGGACTCCTGCGCTTCGCTTCGACCCAGGATGCTTCCGGTGAGCAAAGCGTGTCGCTGGCCGACTACCTGGGTCGCGTGAAGGAAGGGCAGGACAAGGTCTACTTCCTGACCGGTGAGTCTTACGCCCAGGTCAAGAGCAGCCCGCATCTGGAAGTCTTCCGCAAGAAGGGCATCGAAGTGCTGCTGCTCACCGATCGTATCGATGAGTGGCTGATGAGCTACCTCACCGAATTCGATGGCAAGCAGTTCGTAGATGTTGCTCGAGGCGATCTCGATCTGGGCAAGCTGGACTCGGAGGAGGACAAGAAGGCTCAGGAAGAAGTCGCCAAAGCGAAGGAGGGGCTGGTCGAACGTCTCAAGGGCGCGCTAGGTGATGCCGTTGCTGAGGTACGTGTATCGCACCGTCTGACCGACTCGCCAGCGATTCTCGCGATTGGCGAGCAGGATCTGGGGCTGCAGATGCGCCAGATTCTCGAGGCTAGCGGGCAGAAGGTGCCGGAGTCCAAGCCGATCTTCGAGATTAACCCGCAGCATCCATTGATCGAGAAGCTGGACGCAGAGCCGGACGAGGATCGCTTCGCCGACCTGTCGCACATTCTCTTCGATCAAGCCGCGCTGGCCGCTGGTGACAGCCTCAAGGACCCAGCCAGCTATGTGCAACGGTTGAACAAGCTGCTGGTTGAGCTTTCAGCCTAA
- a CDS encoding DUF599 domain-containing protein, with translation MSIPSHLLPHLIAVVWFILCWAGYTRYASWRARDTACLASVLHLYRQDWMQRMLMRDNRIADANVIGNLERNASFFASSTLIILAGILTALGASDRAVSLLADLPFAQPVSRGLSEIKLLSLGVVFVYAFFTFSWCMRQYNFAAVLVASAPMAGERNVSDQERKSFAERSARVISMAANQFNFGLRAYYFGMATLAWFIHPWFFMGVTAGVVLILYRREFHSDVLKVMVFTPTLPAELPKE, from the coding sequence ATGTCTATTCCGAGTCATCTGCTGCCGCACCTGATTGCCGTGGTCTGGTTCATCCTCTGTTGGGCCGGGTATACCCGGTATGCCAGTTGGCGAGCCAGGGATACGGCTTGCCTGGCCTCGGTACTGCATCTTTACCGTCAGGACTGGATGCAGCGCATGCTTATGCGTGACAACCGAATCGCCGATGCGAACGTGATCGGCAATCTGGAGCGCAATGCCAGCTTCTTCGCATCCAGTACGCTGATTATCCTGGCGGGCATCCTCACCGCGCTGGGCGCTTCGGACAGAGCGGTTTCGCTGTTGGCTGATTTGCCGTTCGCGCAACCAGTGAGCCGAGGGCTTTCCGAAATCAAACTGCTCTCACTGGGTGTCGTCTTCGTCTACGCCTTTTTTACCTTCAGCTGGTGCATGCGGCAGTACAATTTTGCCGCTGTGCTGGTCGCTTCGGCGCCCATGGCCGGTGAGCGCAACGTCAGCGACCAGGAGCGCAAATCATTTGCCGAGCGCTCCGCCCGGGTTATTTCGATGGCGGCCAACCAGTTCAACTTCGGGCTGCGTGCGTATTATTTCGGCATGGCCACGCTGGCGTGGTTCATCCATCCCTGGTTCTTCATGGGTGTGACGGCTGGAGTCGTGTTGATCCTCTATCGGCGCGAATTTCATTCCGACGTGCTGAAGGTGATGGTATTTACGCCAACCTTGCCTGCCGAGCTTCCCAAGGAATAG
- a CDS encoding PaaI family thioesterase yields the protein MSRLDLDVLVSEAHASNNYDALLQMVPYAKLIGIECLRLGDEMVFRLPKNLDNIGNPTLPAIHGGVIAGFMEHAAMLHLLMFMGAPHLPKIIDFSIDYLRAGHYRDTFAACQVWRQGRRVANVAVTAWQTNQAEPIATARCHFKVNEP from the coding sequence ATGAGCCGTCTGGATCTTGATGTATTGGTCAGCGAAGCTCACGCCAGCAACAATTACGATGCGCTGCTGCAAATGGTGCCGTATGCCAAGCTCATCGGCATCGAGTGTTTGCGGTTGGGCGATGAGATGGTATTCCGGCTGCCAAAGAACCTGGACAACATCGGTAATCCCACGCTTCCGGCTATCCACGGTGGTGTGATTGCAGGCTTCATGGAGCATGCAGCGATGCTCCATCTGTTGATGTTCATGGGCGCGCCACATTTGCCCAAAATCATCGACTTCTCGATAGATTATCTTCGGGCCGGTCACTATCGTGACACCTTTGCCGCATGCCAGGTCTGGCGTCAGGGGCGTCGGGTAGCCAACGTCGCCGTGACAGCCTGGCAAACGAATCAGGCCGAGCCAATAGCCACTGCACGTTGTCACTTCAAGGTCAACGAGCCCTGA
- a CDS encoding MFS transporter — MDALLILGGLLLIVAGIVWLIVLAFETGLLWGVGSLLPPITLLYVIRYWSVARKAIGLSGLGFIPLVVGFTLLANHEPERVAAIASLKWLEPDEHAQSHDLAIQLRGQLDGLPFNPRSGTLMDGVLTLREGDGLFALQEIIIRLGAAPTGALQVDVLPQDANPMPEIEINWMRPEQVLPEARTIKSGYTLHLDLQPVPPNRLAGGFHLVLPAYYRTSISGHVELFTDELRYRSGQVDLTHDSTDTLTYLAKDYLQRRFQTPAVTIELLAPVSFPASALVISVQAEVKGTTDRFELNVRKDERGWAVENDDYPPLPLEVETQPKVEAIRSEVLTDSTPLPRTDRRQRFSLERLLRNPARYEHLQMRAHTERGGVAEGRFVGVDRDGNLAIRRILEGPGEAIYNLAPDDIVLLELLEP, encoded by the coding sequence ATGGATGCGTTGCTGATACTGGGCGGGCTGCTGCTGATAGTAGCGGGTATCGTCTGGTTGATCGTTCTGGCCTTTGAAACGGGCTTGCTGTGGGGTGTTGGAAGCCTGCTTCCGCCGATCACTCTGCTCTACGTGATTCGATACTGGAGCGTCGCTCGAAAGGCTATCGGCCTCTCAGGGCTGGGATTCATACCTCTGGTTGTCGGGTTCACACTGCTCGCCAATCATGAGCCGGAACGAGTCGCGGCGATTGCCAGCCTCAAATGGCTTGAGCCGGACGAACACGCGCAGAGCCATGACCTGGCCATCCAACTGCGTGGCCAGCTTGATGGGCTCCCGTTCAATCCCCGCTCTGGCACGCTCATGGATGGCGTGCTGACGCTGCGGGAGGGCGATGGTCTATTCGCGTTGCAGGAGATCATCATTCGCCTGGGTGCCGCTCCGACGGGCGCGCTGCAGGTCGATGTGCTGCCCCAGGATGCCAATCCGATGCCCGAAATCGAGATCAACTGGATGCGTCCGGAGCAGGTGTTGCCAGAAGCGCGTACGATCAAGAGCGGCTACACCCTGCATCTCGATCTGCAACCGGTGCCACCGAACAGGTTGGCCGGCGGCTTTCACCTGGTTCTGCCAGCGTACTACCGCACCAGTATCAGCGGCCATGTCGAGCTTTTCACGGATGAGCTTCGTTATCGCTCGGGTCAGGTCGATCTGACTCACGACTCGACCGATACGCTCACTTATCTGGCCAAGGATTACCTGCAGAGACGTTTCCAGACGCCCGCCGTAACCATCGAATTGCTAGCGCCCGTCAGCTTTCCGGCCTCGGCTCTGGTTATCTCTGTGCAAGCAGAGGTGAAGGGGACGACCGACCGTTTCGAGCTGAATGTTCGTAAGGATGAACGAGGCTGGGCGGTCGAAAACGATGATTATCCACCTCTGCCTTTAGAAGTCGAAACACAACCCAAGGTGGAGGCAATCCGATCGGAAGTGCTTACGGACAGCACACCATTGCCTCGCACCGATCGCCGACAGCGGTTTTCCCTCGAGCGGTTACTGCGTAATCCAGCGCGCTATGAACATCTTCAGATGCGGGCACATACGGAACGCGGCGGGGTGGCCGAAGGGCGCTTCGTCGGTGTCGATCGAGACGGAAATTTGGCAATTCGGCGGATTCTGGAAGGGCCTGGAGAGGCTATCTACAATCTAGCGCCGGACGATATCGTCCTGCTCGAACTGCTTGAGCCGTAG